In Sardina pilchardus chromosome 10, fSarPil1.1, whole genome shotgun sequence, one genomic interval encodes:
- the cnot1 gene encoding CCR4-NOT transcription complex subunit 1 isoform X7, with the protein MNLDSLSLALSQISYLVDNLTKKNYRASQQEIQHIVNRHGPEADRHLLRCLFSHVDFSGDGKSSGKDFHQFLIQECVCLITKPNFISTLCYAIDNPLHYQKSLKPSPHLFTQLSKVLKLTKVQEVIFGLALLNSSSSDLRGFAAQFVKQKLPDLLRSYVDADLGGNQEGGFQDIAIEVLHLLLSHLLFGQKGFSGVGQEQIDVFLKTLCRDFPQERCPVVLAPLLYPEKRDILMDRILPDSGELTKTMMESSLAEFMQEVGYGFCASVDECRNIILQYGVREVTASQVARVLGMMARTHSGLSDGIPLQSISTPGSGIWSDGKDKSDGSQAHTWNVEVLIDVVKEVNPNLNFKEVTYELDHPGFMIRDSKGLQIVVYGIQRGLGMEVFPVDLIYRPWKHAEGQLSFIQHSLMNPDVFCFADYPCHTVAIDILKAPPEDDNREIATWKSLDLVESLLRLSEVGQYDQVKQLFSFPIKHCPDMLVLALLQISTSWHTLRHELISTLMPIFLGNHPNSAIILHYAWHGQGQSPSIRQLIMHSMAEWYMRGEQYDQAKLSRILDVAQDLKSLSMLLNGTPFAFVIDLAALASRREYLKLDKWLTDKIREHGEPFIQACVTFLKRRCPSIMGGLAPDKDQPKSAQLPPETLATMLACLQSCAGNVSQELSETILTMAANCSNVMNKARQPPPGVMSKVRAPSTSSLDAISPVQTLEPLSMGSLSLGTPAAPHTPSMPGFPTTLGGSAFSNPQSPAKVFPPLTTQNPSATFGIGLSTQLPAPLGIGSTLGMPAVNSDPFGTRKGTPSLNPPTFQQTDLSQVWPEANQHFSKEIDDEANSYFQRIYNHPPHPTMSVDEVLEMLQRFKDSSIKREREVFNCMLRNLFEEYRFFPQYPDKELHITACLFGGIIEKGLVTYMALGLALRYVLEALRKPFGSKMYYFGIAALDRFKNRLKDYPQYCQHLASIAHFLQFPHHLQEYIEYGQQSRDPPVKMQGSITTPGSLALAQAQAQSQVPKAPQPGQASTLVTTATTTTTAAKTTTITRPTAVFKKDVPPSINTTNIDTLLVATDQTERIVEPPENVQEKIAFIFNNLSQSNMSQKVEELKETVKEEFMPWVSQYLVMKRVSIEPNFHSLYSNFLDTLKNPEFVKMVLNETYRNIKVLLTSDKAAANFSDRSLLKNLGHWLGMITLAKNKPILYQDLELKSLLLEAYVKGQQELLYVVPFVAKVLESSLRSVVFRPLNPWTMAIMNVLAELHQEHDLKLNLKFEIEVLCKNLSLDINDLKPGNLLKDKDTLKNLEEQLSAPKKETKPPEEMLPVVTTESLLFAPAPSAPATTTACTATGPPTPQFSYHDINVYALAGLAPHINININIPLLQAHPQLKQCVRQSIERAVQELVHPVVDRSIKIAMTTCEQIVRKDFALDSEESRMRVAAHHMMRNLTAGMAMITCREPLLMSIATNLKNSFAAALRAPTPQQREMMEEAAGRIAQDNCELACCFIQKTAVEKAGPEMDKRLATEFELRKHARQEGRRYCDPVVLTYQAERMPEQIRLKVGGVDPKQLAVYEEFARNVPGFLPSNDLSQPTGFLAQPMKQQAWATDDVAQIYDKCIADLEQHLHAIPPALAMNPQTQALRSLLEAVVLARNSRDGIAALGLLQKAVEGLLDATSGADPDLLLRYRECHLLVLKALQDGRAYGPQWCNKQITRCLIECRDEYKYNVEAVELLIRNHLVNMQQYDLHLAQSMENGLHYMAVAFAMQLVKLLLVDERSVSHITEADLFHTIETLMRTSAHSRANAPEGLPQLMDVVRSNYEAMIDRAHGGPNFMMHSGISQASEYDDPPGLREKAEYLLREWVNLYHSAAAGRDSTKAFSAFVGQMHQQGILKTDDLITRFFRLCTEMCVEISYRAQAEQQHNPAASAAIIRAKCYHNLDAFVRLIALLVKHSGEATNTVTKINLLNKVLGIVVGVLIQDHDVRQTEFQQLPYHRIFIMLLLELNAPEHVLETINFQTLTAFCNTFHILRPTKAPGFVYAWLELISHRIFIARMLAHTPQQKGWPMYAQLLIDLFKYLAPFLRNVELNKPMQILYKGTLRVLLVLLHDFPEFLCDYHYGFCDVIPPNCIQLRNLILSAFPRNMRLPDPFTPNLKVDMLSEINIAPRILTNFTGVMPSQFKKDLDSYLKTRSPVTFLSELRSNLQVSNEPGNRYNIQLINALVLYVGTQAIAHIHNKGSTPSMSTITHSAHMDIFQNLAVDLDTEGRYLFLNAIANQLRYPNSHTHYFSCTMLYLFAEANTEAIQEQITRVLLERLIVNRPHPWGLLITFIELIKNPAFKFWSHDFVHCAPEIEKLFQSVAQCCMGQKQAQQVMEGTGAS; encoded by the exons ATGAATCTTGACTCGCTCTCGCTGGCTTTGTCTCAAATCAGCTACCTGGTGGACAATTTAACTAAGAAAAACTACAGAGCCAGCCAGCAGGAAATACAACAT ATTGTGAATCGTCACGGCCCTGAGGCAGACAGGCATCTACTTCGCTGTCTCTTCTCGCACGTCGATTTCAGTGGCGATGGTAAAAGTAGTGGCAAAGACTTCCACCAG TTTTTgatccaggagtgtgtgtgtctgatcacaAAGCCAAACTTTATTTCAACACTCTGTTACGCCATTGACAATCCCCTGCACTATCAGAAG AGCTTAAAACCATCACCCCATTTGTTTACTCAGTTGAGTAAAGTCCTCAAGCTTACAAAGGTTCAGGAG GTGATATTTGGCCTCGCTCTCCTTAACTCCAGCAGCTCAGACCTACGAGGCTTTG CTGCCCAGTTTGTGAAGCAGAAGCTTCCAGACCTCCTTCGCTCATACGTGGACGCCGACCTTGGGGGCAACCAAGAAGGTGGATTCCAGGACATAGCAATAGAGGTTCTGCACCTGCTTCTTTCCCATCTTCTGTTCGGGCAGAAGGGCTTTAGTGGGGTTGGACAAGAGCAAATCGACGTATTCCTCAAAACACTGTGCAGAG ATTTTCCGCAGGAGCGTTGTCCTGTGGTGCTCGCACCACTTCTGTACCCTGAGAAACGGGACATTCTCATGGATAGGATCTTGCCAGACTCTGGAGAGTTAACCAAGACCATGATGGAAAGTTCGCTTGCCGAGTTTATGCAGGAAGTTGGTTATGGCTTCTGTGCAAG TGTGGATGAATGCCGAAACATAATCCTGCAGTATGGCGTGAGGGAGGTCACTGCAAGCCAGGTGGCCAGAGTGCTGGGCATGATGGCCCGCACACACTCTGGTCTATCTGATGGGATTCCTCTACAG TCCATTTCCACGCCTGGTAGTGGCATATGGAGCGATGGGAAGGACAAGAGCGACGGCTCTCAGGCCCACACCTGGAATGTTGAAGTTCTAATAGATGTTGTCAAGGAAGTT AATCCTAATTTGAACTTCAAAGAGGTGACTTATGAGCTGGACCACCCTGGGTTTATGATCCGGGACAGCAAGGGATTGCAGATTGTAGTCTACGGGATTCAGAGGGGACTTGGCATGGAGGTCTTCCCTGTAGATCTCATTTATAGACCCTGGAAGCATGCAGAAGGGCAG TTGTCTTTCATCCAGCACTCCTTGATGAATCCTGATGTGTTCTGCTTTGCTGATTATCCCTGTCACACTGTCGCCATTGACATCTTGAAGGCTCCCCCTGAAGACGATAACCGGGAGATAGCTACCTG GAAGAGTCTGGACCTGGTGGAGAGTCTCCTGCGGCTGTCTGAGGTGGGCCAGTACGACCAGGTGAAGCAGCTGTTCAGCTTCCCCATCAAGCACTGCCCAGACATGCTGGTGCTGGCACTGCTGCAGATCAGCACGTCCTGGCACACGCTGCGCCACGAGCTCATCTCCACCCTCATGCCCATCTTCCTGGGGAACCATCCCAACTCTGCCATCATCCTGCACTACGCCTGGCATGGACAG GGCCAGTCCCCATCCATCCGCCAGCTCATCATGCACTCAATGGCAGAGTGGTATATGAGAGGGGAGCAGTACGACCAAGCCAAGCTCTCGCGCATATTAGACGTGGCTCAGGACTTAAAG TCTCTCTCCATGCTGCTAAATGGTACTCCATTTGCCTTTGTAATTGACCTTGCTGCACTTGCCTCTCGCCGTGAATACCTCAAACTTGACAAATGGCTGACCGATAAAATCCGAGAGCACGGG GAGCCCTTCATCCAAGCCTGCGTGACATTTCTAAAGAGACGCTGCCCCTCCATCATGGGCGGTCTAGCACCTGACAAGGACCAGCCCAAAAGTGCTCAGCTTCCTCCTGAAACACTGGCTACCATGTTAGCGTGTCTGCAGTCTTGTGCTGG GAATGTGTCCCAGGAGCTTTCGGAAACCATCCTGACCATGGCGGCTAACTGTAGTAATGTGATGAACAAAGCGCGCCAGCCACCGCCGGGAGTTATGTCAAAGGTCCGCGCTCCGAGCACCAGCAGTCTCGACGCCATCTCTCCAGTCCAG ACTCTGGAACCTCTTTCCATGGGCTCCCTGAGCCTGGGCACGCCGGCCGCCCCCCACACCCCGAGCATGCCAGGCTTCCCCACCACATTGGGGGGCTCTGCTTTCAGCAACCCACAGTCTCCAGCCAAGGTCTTTCCTCCTCTGACCACCCAAAACCCCAGTGCCACTTTTGGAATAGGTCTCTCCACACAACTTCCAG CTCCACTTGGTATTGGCTCTACACTTGGGATGCCAGCGGTCAACAGTGACCCATTTGGCACTAGGAAGGGCACCCCGAGTCTGAACCCACCCACCTTTCAGCAGA CTGACCTATCTCAGGTTTGGCCTGAGGCTAACCAGCACTTTAGTAAGGAAATTGATGATGAGGCCAACAGCTACTTCCAGCGCATCTATAACcatcccccacaccccaccatgTCTGTTGATGAG GTGCTGGAGATGCTGCAGAGGTTTAAGGACTCCAGTATCAAGCGCGAGCGTGAGGTGTTCAACTGTATGCTGAGGAACCTGTTTGAGGAGTATCGCTTCTTCCCCCAGTACCCAGACAAAGAGCTGCACATCACGGCTTGTCTGTTTGGGGGCATCATTGAGAAGGGCCTAGTCACATACATGGCTCTGGGGCTGGCACTGAGATATGTTCTTGAAGCCTTAAGAAAACCCTTTGGATCCAAAATGTATTACTTTGGGATTGCTGCACTAGATAGGTTTAAAAATAG GCTAAAGGATTATCCACAGTATTGTCAGCACTTGGCATCCATAGCTCATTTTCTCCAGTTCCCCCATCATTTACAAGAG TATATCGAGTATGGACAGCAGTCACGGGACCCCCCTGTGAAGATGCAGGGCTCCATCACCACACCAGGCAGTCTAGCGCTGGCCCAGGCTCAGGCCCAGTCCCAGGTCCCCAAAGCCCCCCAGCCTGGACAGGCCAGCACCCTGGTCACCaccgctaccaccaccaccaccgctgccaaaaccaccaccatcaccaggcCTACTGCTGTCTTTAAGAAAGATGTGCCA CCCTCTATAAATACGACCAACATTGACACACTGCTGGTGGCCACTGATCAAACAGAGAGGATTGTAGAGCCACCTGAGAATGTGCAAGAGAAAATTGCCTTCATCTTCAACAACCTCTCTCAGTCCAACATGTCCCAAAAG GTTGAGGAGCTAAAGGAGACCGTAAAGGAGGAGTTCATGCCTTGGGTATCTCAGTACCTAGTCATGAAGAGGGTCAGCATTGAGCCAAATTTCCACAGCTTGTATTCCAACTTCCTGGATACACTGAAGAACCCAGAGTTTGTGAAGATGGTTCTGAATGAGACTTACCGGAACATCAAG GTCCTTCTTACCTCTGACAAGGCAGCTGCTAACTTTTCTGATCGCTCCCTGCTGAAGAACTTGGGACACTGGCTGGGGATGATTACTCTTGCAAAAAACAAGCCCATCTTATATCAG GATTTGGAATTGAAATCCTTGCTGCTTGAGGCCTATGTCAAAGGCCAGCAGGAGTTGCTGTATGTGGTACCATTTGTTGCCAAAGTCCTCGAGTCCAGCCTCCGCAGTGTG GTCTTCAGGCCCCTGAATCCTTGGACAATGGCCATTATGAATGTACTGGCAGAGCTGCATCAGGAACACGACTTAAAG TTGAACCTGAAGTTTGAAATTGAGGTTCTGTGTAAGAACTTGTCACTGGACATCAACGACCTGAAGCCGGGGAACCTGCTGAAGGACAAGGACACACTGAAGAACCTGGAGGAGCAGCTGTCTGCACCAAAGAAGGAGACCAAGCCGCCCGAAGAGATGTTGCCTGTAGTCACTACAG AATCTCTTCTGTTTGCACCTGCTCCCTCAGCTCCAGCCACTACCACAGCCTGCACCGCTACCGGTCCCCCCACGCCTCAGTTTAGCTACCACGACATCAATGTGTATGCCCTAGCAGGGCTGGCCCcgcacatcaacatcaacatcaat ATCCCCCTGTTGCAGGCCCACCCTCAGCTGAAGCAGTGCGTGCGGCAGTCCATCGAGCGCGCCGTGCAGGAGCTGGTGCACCCCGTGGTGGACCGCTCCATCAAGATCGCCATGACCACCTGCGAGCAGATCGTCAGGAAGGACTTTGCGCTGGACTCGGAGGAGTCCCGCATGCGCGTGGCGGCCCATCACATGATGCGCAACCTGACCGCCGGCATGGCCATGATCACCTGCAGAGAGCCGCTCCTCATGAGCATCGCCACCAACCTCAAGAACAGCTTCGCTGCAGCACTTAGG GCTCCCACccctcagcagagagagatgatggaggaggCGGCCGGCCGCATTGCCCAGGACAACTGCGAGCTGGCGTGCTGCTTCATTCAGAAGACCGCCGTGGAGAAGGCCGGTCCTGAGATGGACAAGCGGCTGGCCACA GAGTTTGAGCTGAGGAAGCACGCCCGGCAGGAGGGCCGGCGCTACTGTGACCCCGTGGTGCTCACCTACCAGGCCGAGCGCATGCCAGAGCAGATCAGACTGAAG GTGGGTGGTGTGGACCCAAAGCAGCTGGCTGTTTATGAGGAGTTTGCCCGAAATGTCCCTGGCTTTCTCCCAAGCAATGATCTGTCTCAGCCCACAGGATTCCTGGCCCAGCCAATGAAG CAGCAGGCATGGGCCACTGATGACGTGGCTCAGATCTATGACAAGTGCATTGCCGATCTGGAGCAGCACCTGCATGCCATCCCCCCGGCCCTGGCCATGAACCCACAGACCCAGGCTCTGCGCAGCCTGCTGGAGGCCGTGGTGCTCGCACGCAACTCCCGCGACGGCATCGCCGCCCTGGGCCTGCTGCAGAAG gCTGTGGAGGGCTTGCTGGATGCCACCAGCGGTGCTGATCCAGACCTGCTCCTGCGCTACAGAGAATGCCACCTGCTGGTGCTCAAAGCACTCCAGGACGGACGGGCCTACGGCCCACAGTGGTGCAACAAGCAGATCACCAG GTGCCTGATTGAGTGCCGTGACGAGTACAAATACAATGTGGAGGCAGTGGAGCTGCTGATCAGAAATCACCTGGTGAACATGCAGCAGTATGACCTCCACCTGGCACAG TCCATGGAGAACGGGCTGCATTACATGGCCGTGGCATTTGCCATGCAGCTGGTCAAGCTGCTGCTCGTAGATGAGCGCAGTGTGAGCCACATCACGGAGGCCGACCTCTTCCACACCATCGAGACCCTGATGAGGACCAGCGCCCACTCCAGAGCTAATGCCCCAGAagg GCTGCCCCAGCTGATGGATGTGGTCCGCTCCAACTATGAAGCCATGATTGACCGCGCTCACGGCGGCCCCAACTTCATGATGCACTCTGGGATCTCCCAGGCATCTGAGTACGATGACCCTCCAGGCCTCCGCGAGAAGGCCGAGTACCTGCTGAGGGAGTGGGTCAACCTGTACCACTCTGCAGCCGCCGGCCGGGACAGTACCAAAGCCTTCTCGGCTTTCGTGGGCCAG ATGCACCAGCAGGGCATCCTCAAGACGGACGACTTGATCACGCGCTTCTTCCGTCTCTGCACGGAGATGTGTGTGGAGATCAGCTACCGGGCGCAGGCCGAGCAGCAGCACAACCCTGCGGCCAGCGCCGCCATCATCAGAGCCAAATGCTACCACAACCTGGACGCCTTTGTGCGCCTCATCGCCCTACTGGTCAAGCACTCTGGAGAGGCCACCAACACGGTCACCAAGATCAACCTGCTCAACAAA gtgctGGGCATTGTGGTGGGCGTTCTGATCCAGGACCACGACGTGAGACAGACTGAGTTCCAGCAGCTGCCTTACCACCGCATCTTCatcatgctgctgctggagctcaaCGCCCCGGAGCACGTGCTGGAGACCATCAACTTCCAGACCCTCACTGCCTTCTG CAATACCTTTCACATCTTGAGGCCTACAAAAGCCCCTGGCTTTGTCTACGCATGGCTGGAGCTGATTTCTCACAGAATCTTCATTGCCAGGATGCTAGCACACACCCCACAGCAGAAG GGTTGGCCTATGTATGCTCAGCTGCTCATTGATCTGTTCAAGTACTTAGCCCCCTTCCTGAGGAATGTCGAGCTCAACAAACCTATGCAAATCCTGTACAAG GGCACTCTCCGGGTGCTTCTGGTCCTGCTCCATGATTTCCCAGAATTCCTGTGTGACTACCATTATGGCTTCTGTGACGTCATCCCTCCCAACTGCATCCAGCTGCGAAACCTGATCCTGAGTGCCTTCCCCCGCAACATGAGACTTCCAGACCCCTTCACCCCCAATCTGAAG GTGGATATGTTGAGTGAAATTAACATTGCTCCACGCATCCTCACTAACTTTACTGGAGTGATGCCCTCCCAATTTAAGAAGGATCTCGACTCCTACCTGAAGACGCGCTCTCCTGTCACCTTCCTCTCTGAGCTGCGCAGCAACCTGCAG GTGTCCAATGAGCCCGGCAATCGCTACAATATTCAGCTGATCAATGCGCTGGTGTTGTACGTGGGCACTCAGGCCATCGCTCACATCCACAATAAGGGCAGCACCCCCTCTATGAGCACCATCACACACTCGGCACACATGGACATCTTCCAGAACCTTGCCGTGGACCTGGACACTGAGG GCCGCTATTTGTTCCTGAACGCAATAGCCAACCAGCTCCGCTACCCGAACAGCCACACACATTACTTCAGCTGCACCATGCTTTACTTGTTTGCTGAAGCTAACACAGAGGCCATTCAGGAGCAAATCACCAG AGTCCTGCTGGAGAGGCTGATTGTGAACAGGCCGCACCCATGGGGATTGCTCATCACCTTCATTGAGCTCATCAAGAACCCGGCCTTTAAGTTCTGGAGCCACGACTTTGTCCACTGCGCTCCGGAGATCGAGAA GTTGTTCCAGTCGGTGGCTCAGTGCTGTATGGGGCAGAAGCAGGCCCAGCAGGTGATGGAGGGCACGGGTGCCAGCTAG